A window from Ignavibacteriota bacterium encodes these proteins:
- a CDS encoding bifunctional (p)ppGpp synthetase/guanosine-3',5'-bis(diphosphate) 3'-pyrophosphohydrolase produces the protein MIILDDIQLDTLLSDLLGLCKKNLHSFNEELVTKAFKLSFEAHKNHFRASGEPYFLHPYNVTMIVAKEIPLDDISIVSALLHDVVEDTDISLEFVEREFGKEVAEIVDGVTKISGVFRGHNITQAENYRKLLLSMVNDVRVILVKFADRLHNMRTLEFVSPHKQRRIATETLEIYAPFAHRFGLGKVKWELEDLAFKYLNKDAYNEIAKKLNETRREREAYIKYVTEPIKKRLDEHELIYEIGGRPKHFYSIYKKMIKQNKPLEDIYDLSAIRIILENNDQNDCYYVLGIINQLFRPIPDRFKDFISIPKKNNYQSIHNTVIGPEGKLVEIQIRTRAMHEIAEKGVAAHWKYKENMSSSNRDLEDWVNWIRDIFESVSRDEASNEILASFKLNLYQDEIYVFTPKGDLKILPLDSTPVDFAYEIHSKVGYHCIGAKVNGKIVPLSSPLQSGDQLEILTSKNQHPNKSWLQFVKTHKAKSNIRKYIQKEEDRIVETGKEIWERKLKKYKLSFSQDDINKLAKKLKFENPSKFFVAVAEDQVDLESILNPEEIKEEELNDLKFDSFAKFARESIGEVVVEGAHKGFVYNYAKCCNPIPGDPIVGYITIGEGIKIHRKNCKNLLQLSENNENRLVPVEWPGEAGSFFLAGITIKGEDRPGILKDISNTIAGFHNTNIKSVTINTSESVFNGHIAVHIQDVNNLNRLIDRLKRIKGVYLVERFDSPNQ, from the coding sequence ATGATAATTTTGGATGACATACAATTAGATACTTTACTTTCTGATTTACTTGGATTATGCAAGAAAAATCTGCATTCATTTAACGAAGAACTTGTAACCAAAGCTTTTAAGTTAAGTTTTGAAGCACACAAAAATCATTTCAGAGCTTCCGGGGAACCTTATTTTCTTCATCCTTACAATGTTACAATGATTGTAGCAAAAGAAATTCCTTTGGATGATATATCAATTGTAAGCGCTTTATTGCATGATGTTGTTGAAGATACAGATATTAGTTTAGAATTTGTTGAACGTGAATTTGGAAAAGAAGTTGCAGAAATTGTAGATGGTGTAACAAAAATTAGTGGAGTTTTTAGAGGTCACAATATTACTCAAGCTGAAAACTACAGAAAATTGCTTCTCTCAATGGTTAATGATGTAAGAGTAATTTTAGTAAAATTTGCCGATCGTCTTCATAATATGAGAACACTGGAATTTGTTTCGCCACACAAACAAAGAAGAATTGCAACAGAAACTTTGGAAATTTATGCGCCGTTTGCACATAGATTCGGCTTGGGAAAAGTTAAATGGGAATTGGAAGATCTCGCATTTAAGTATTTAAATAAAGATGCATACAATGAAATTGCAAAAAAACTTAATGAAACAAGACGAGAACGAGAAGCATATATAAAATATGTTACAGAACCAATCAAAAAAAGATTAGATGAACACGAATTAATTTATGAAATTGGCGGACGACCCAAACATTTTTATAGTATTTATAAAAAAATGATTAAGCAGAATAAACCTCTTGAAGATATCTATGATCTTTCTGCAATTAGAATAATTTTAGAAAATAATGATCAAAATGATTGCTATTATGTTTTGGGTATTATCAATCAATTGTTCAGACCAATTCCGGATAGATTTAAAGATTTTATTTCCATTCCTAAAAAAAATAATTACCAATCAATCCATAATACTGTAATTGGTCCGGAAGGAAAACTTGTAGAAATCCAAATTAGAACAAGAGCAATGCATGAAATTGCAGAGAAAGGTGTTGCTGCTCACTGGAAGTATAAAGAAAATATGTCATCATCAAATAGAGATTTGGAAGATTGGGTAAATTGGATTAGAGATATTTTTGAAAGTGTTTCGCGTGATGAAGCTAGCAACGAAATTTTAGCAAGTTTCAAATTGAATTTATATCAAGATGAAATTTATGTTTTTACACCCAAAGGCGATTTAAAAATTCTTCCACTCGATTCAACACCAGTAGATTTTGCATACGAAATTCATAGCAAAGTTGGATATCATTGTATTGGTGCAAAAGTTAACGGTAAAATTGTACCGCTTAGCAGTCCTTTACAAAGCGGCGATCAATTGGAAATTTTAACATCTAAAAATCAGCACCCAAATAAAAGCTGGCTTCAATTTGTTAAAACACATAAAGCAAAATCAAATATCAGAAAGTACATCCAAAAAGAAGAAGATAGAATTGTTGAAACCGGAAAAGAAATTTGGGAAAGAAAACTTAAAAAGTATAAACTTTCTTTTTCTCAGGACGATATAAATAAATTAGCAAAAAAATTAAAGTTTGAAAATCCATCAAAATTTTTTGTTGCAGTTGCCGAAGATCAAGTCGATTTGGAAAGTATTTTAAATCCCGAAGAAATTAAAGAAGAAGAATTAAACGATTTAAAATTTGATAGCTTTGCAAAATTTGCACGTGAAAGTATTGGTGAAGTTGTTGTTGAAGGTGCACACAAAGGTTTTGTATACAATTATGCAAAGTGCTGTAATCCAATTCCTGGTGATCCGATTGTTGGTTATATTACGATTGGTGAAGGAATTAAAATTCACAGAAAGAATTGTAAAAATTTATTGCAGCTATCTGAGAATAATGAAAATCGCTTAGTTCCGGTTGAATGGCCCGGTGAGGCTGGATCATTTTTCTTAGCTGGAATTACAATAAAAGGTGAGGATCGTCCCGGAATTTTAAAAGATATTTCAAATACAATTGCTGGATTTCATAATACGAATATAAAATCAGTTACTATAAATACTTCGGAATCTGTTTTTAACGGACACATTGCTGTTCATATTCAAGATGTTAATAACTTAAATCGACTTATCGATCGATTAAAAAGAATTAAGGGAGTTTATTTGGTAGAACGATTCGATTCTCCAAATCAATAA
- the ruvX gene encoding Holliday junction resolvase RuvX, whose protein sequence is MKDEIERILAIDYGEKRVGLAISDPLKIFAIPLITLENNKDFFDNLKKIFSKYNFISTVLGYPLKEDGTKTKLTETVEKFKTEIEKLFNIKVVFIDERYSSSIAWEQIKTSVVSKKKRKDKSLIDKNAAAVILEDYLSTLKK, encoded by the coding sequence ATGAAAGACGAAATAGAAAGAATTTTAGCAATTGATTATGGTGAAAAAAGAGTCGGACTTGCAATTTCAGACCCGCTAAAAATATTTGCAATTCCTTTAATAACACTTGAAAACAACAAAGATTTTTTTGATAATCTAAAAAAAATATTTTCTAAATATAATTTCATTAGTACAGTATTGGGTTATCCATTAAAAGAAGATGGAACAAAAACCAAGTTAACAGAAACTGTTGAAAAATTTAAAACTGAAATCGAAAAATTATTCAATATTAAAGTAGTATTTATTGATGAAAGATATTCTTCTTCAATTGCTTGGGAGCAAATTAAAACCAGTGTGGTTTCTAAAAAAAAGAGAAAAGATAAATCTTTAATTGATAAAAATGCAGCAGCAGTAATACTTGAAGATTATTTATCAACATTGAAAAAGTAA
- the eutM gene encoding ethanolamine utilization microcompartment protein EutM — translation MTLDALGMIETKGLVGAIEAADAMVKAAKVELLGKEIIGGGYVTVMVRGDVGAVKAATDAGAAAAQRVGELVSVHVIPRPHSDVELILPKRK, via the coding sequence ATGACACTTGACGCACTTGGAATGATTGAAACCAAAGGTTTGGTTGGTGCAATTGAAGCTGCAGACGCAATGGTAAAAGCCGCAAAAGTTGAATTATTAGGCAAAGAAATTATTGGCGGTGGTTATGTAACAGTAATGGTTAGAGGTGATGTTGGAGCAGTTAAAGCTGCTACAGATGCCGGTGCTGCTGCTGCACAAAGAGTTGGTGAATTAGTTTCTGTTCATGTAATTCCAAGACCACATTCTGATGTTGAATTAATTTTACCAAAACGTAAATAA